A genome region from Christensenella minuta includes the following:
- a CDS encoding sigma-70 family RNA polymerase sigma factor — protein MADYTKMDSDELFKLYVKNHDVDIRNILIERYLYIAEIAAKKFAGRGVDYEDLFQVASLALVKAIERFEPEREIKFSSYATPSLIGEIKNYFRDSSRVMRLPRRDTEQLKKIKLYTQEYMARNGKKPSPREIAEEMDLSVERVLEVLEMQQADNILSLDSALAADSENFSLGNVLGQEDASFEHVENHDFINYCMSLLNDTEKKIIEQRYLGNKTQKQVADMLNVSQMQVSRMERKILNKLAMVYKK, from the coding sequence GTGGCGGATTATACGAAAATGGACAGCGACGAGCTGTTTAAGCTATATGTAAAAAATCATGATGTAGACATCAGGAATATATTGATTGAGCGGTATTTGTATATCGCAGAAATCGCCGCAAAAAAATTTGCGGGCCGGGGAGTAGATTATGAAGACCTTTTTCAGGTTGCGAGTCTTGCGCTTGTAAAGGCGATCGAGCGTTTTGAGCCGGAACGGGAAATTAAATTTTCCAGTTATGCAACTCCATCCCTGATTGGCGAGATCAAAAACTATTTCAGGGATTCGTCGAGGGTAATGCGTCTTCCGCGGCGGGATACGGAGCAGCTGAAAAAGATCAAGCTGTATACGCAGGAATATATGGCGCGCAATGGGAAAAAGCCGTCGCCGCGGGAAATTGCGGAGGAGATGGACCTTTCTGTGGAACGCGTGCTCGAAGTGCTTGAAATGCAGCAGGCCGATAATATTCTATCGCTTGACAGCGCGCTTGCGGCGGACAGTGAAAATTTTTCCCTCGGAAATGTTCTCGGCCAGGAAGATGCGAGCTTCGAGCATGTTGAAAACCATGATTTTATCAATTACTGTATGAGTCTTTTGAATGATACGGAAAAAAAGATCATCGAGCAGCGTTACCTTGGGAACAAAACGCAGAAACAGGTCGCGGATATGTTGAATGTTTCGCAGATGCAGGTATCGCGCATGGAGAGAAAAATCCTCAACAAGTTGGCGATGGTATATAAAAAATAG
- a CDS encoding ATP-binding protein yields the protein MADTVKMQFPAKREYLKAIRLAVAGIACNSAYDVDEIEDLKTCVAESCILFLCRQKSETLEIVVDCGDHVSVTVRGEGRQIVCEECTECTGFSEEISKLMIQSLSDDAVFEEEDGMLKAVSFGKKPMA from the coding sequence ATGGCTGATACGGTAAAGATGCAGTTCCCGGCAAAACGGGAGTATTTGAAGGCAATTCGACTTGCTGTGGCGGGAATTGCGTGCAACAGCGCGTATGACGTCGATGAAATTGAAGATTTGAAAACATGCGTTGCGGAGTCTTGTATTTTATTCTTATGCAGACAAAAAAGCGAAACACTGGAAATCGTAGTGGACTGCGGCGACCACGTATCTGTTACGGTGCGCGGGGAAGGGCGGCAGATCGTATGCGAAGAATGTACTGAATGCACGGGTTTCAGTGAAGAGATCAGTAAGCTGATGATCCAGTCCCTAAGCGACGATGCGGTGTTTGAAGAAGAAGACGGAATGCTGAAGGCGGTTTCCTTCGGTAAAAAGCCGATGGCGTAA
- a CDS encoding STAS domain-containing protein has product MDIQVNFDDQKNKILVTLNGDLDLNSVSEFKRRMDEAIEGHKTDVSIGCGELRYIDSTGLGVLVSILKKVKEYGGTMEIRDLKPYLFKIFDVTGLTNVFKIEVAE; this is encoded by the coding sequence TTGGATATTCAAGTGAATTTCGATGACCAGAAAAACAAAATTTTAGTGACTTTGAACGGAGACCTCGATCTGAACAGCGTAAGCGAGTTTAAGCGTAGAATGGACGAGGCGATCGAGGGACACAAAACGGATGTTTCGATAGGATGCGGTGAACTCCGGTACATTGATTCCACAGGGCTCGGCGTTCTCGTCAGTATTTTGAAAAAAGTAAAAGAATATGGCGGCACGATGGAAATCAGGGATCTGAAGCCCTATCTGTTTAAAATTTTTGATGTAACTGGCCTTACAAACGTTTTTAAAATTGAGGTGGCTGAATAA
- the gdhA gene encoding NADP-specific glutamate dehydrogenase — translation MSYVQNVLSQVKEKNADQPEFIQAVTEVLGTLAPVFEKHPEYEKAALLERLVEPERVVMFRVPWVDDSGAVHVNRGMRVQFNSAIGPYKGGLRFHPSVNLGIIKFLGFEQVFKNSLTGTPIGGGKGGCDFDPKGKSDNEIMRFCQAFMAELYRHIGADTDVPAGDIGVGAREIGYLFGMYKKIRNEYSGILTGKGLEYGGSLARKEATGYGLVYFMKEVIEAKGKSFRDAKVVVSGSGNVAIYATEKAQQYGAKVIALSDSSGYVYDPNGIQLDVVKEIKEVRRGRIKEYADIVKGAEYHEGCKGIWTIKCDIALPCATQNEIDEESAQILVKNGVYAVGEGANMPTTIEGTNVFQSSGVLFAPGKAANAGGVATSALEMTQNSMRLPWTFEEVDEKLHQIMINIYKQCEAASEEYGFKDNFVAGANIAGFKKVANAMMAQGIV, via the coding sequence ATGTCTTATGTACAAAATGTATTAAGCCAGGTAAAAGAAAAGAATGCAGATCAACCGGAGTTTATACAGGCAGTTACCGAAGTGCTCGGAACGCTTGCGCCGGTATTTGAAAAACATCCGGAATATGAAAAGGCCGCGCTTTTGGAACGGCTTGTCGAACCGGAGCGGGTTGTTATGTTCCGCGTGCCGTGGGTGGACGACAGCGGCGCCGTGCATGTAAACCGTGGTATGCGCGTCCAGTTCAACAGCGCAATCGGGCCGTATAAGGGAGGCCTGCGTTTCCATCCGTCCGTAAACCTCGGCATCATTAAATTCCTCGGATTTGAACAGGTGTTCAAAAACAGCCTTACAGGTACGCCGATCGGCGGCGGTAAAGGCGGCTGTGATTTTGATCCTAAGGGAAAGAGCGACAATGAAATAATGCGCTTCTGCCAGGCTTTCATGGCGGAACTTTACCGCCATATCGGAGCCGATACGGACGTTCCGGCAGGCGATATCGGCGTAGGAGCACGTGAAATCGGTTACCTGTTCGGGATGTACAAAAAGATCAGGAACGAATACAGCGGCATCCTGACCGGGAAGGGCCTTGAATATGGCGGCAGCCTCGCACGAAAAGAAGCGACGGGATACGGTCTTGTCTATTTTATGAAAGAAGTAATCGAAGCAAAAGGGAAATCTTTCCGGGATGCGAAGGTCGTTGTTTCCGGTTCCGGCAATGTTGCGATCTATGCAACGGAAAAAGCGCAGCAGTATGGCGCGAAGGTCATCGCGCTCTCCGATTCGTCCGGATATGTGTACGATCCGAACGGCATTCAGCTTGACGTCGTCAAGGAGATCAAGGAAGTGCGCCGCGGCCGGATCAAGGAATATGCCGACATTGTGAAGGGCGCGGAATATCATGAGGGCTGCAAGGGAATATGGACGATCAAGTGCGATATCGCACTTCCGTGTGCGACGCAGAATGAGATCGATGAGGAATCCGCTCAAATTCTTGTAAAGAACGGGGTCTATGCGGTCGGCGAAGGTGCAAACATGCCAACGACGATTGAAGGAACGAATGTGTTCCAATCTTCCGGCGTTCTGTTTGCGCCCGGCAAGGCGGCCAATGCGGGCGGCGTTGCAACGTCGGCGCTCGAGATGACGCAGAACAGCATGCGTCTTCCGTGGACGTTTGAAGAAGTGGACGAAAAGCTGCATCAGATCATGATCAATATCTATAAGCAGTGCGAAGCGGCGAGCGAGGAATATGGTTTCAAGGATAACTTCGTCGCCGGCGCGAATATTGCAGGCTTTAAGAAAGTGGCAAACGCTATGATGGCGCAGGGTATTGTCTGA
- a CDS encoding AI-2E family transporter: MKVEWNKKYTTIAVYTVIVAAIVTMIVLFFLNLQFFGNAVAAFFTILMPFIVGFCIAYLLVRPCRFVENHWFAFIERKRPHPRVRRSLAILTVILIAFAIFALLVYFIIPQVVASLTMLFNNIPMYLDQLQESVVGLLQSWNLYTPEVADQIANLRSTVLDLTSFFDKLMGSLPGMITSVGTGLFNFFVGLIVSIYVVFAREKFKRQAKKLTYALFTPGFADRFLDVLRYSNNVFLGFINGTLIDAAFVGITTFIFMTVCQLPYALLIAVIIGCTNIIPFFGPFLGAIPSAVILLIVDPLYALAFVIFILILQQIDGNVVMPKIVGLNIGMSAFWVLFALILFGGLFGFWGMLLGVPVFTIIYSLIKTCINRSLEKKGISPEKYNSPEDVTRKRSKRKRKKAAAERER, from the coding sequence ATGAAGGTAGAATGGAATAAAAAATATACGACCATTGCTGTTTATACTGTTATTGTGGCGGCGATCGTTACAATGATTGTTTTATTTTTCCTGAACCTCCAGTTTTTCGGCAATGCGGTTGCGGCTTTTTTCACGATACTGATGCCTTTCATCGTCGGCTTTTGTATTGCCTACCTCTTGGTCCGTCCATGCCGCTTTGTGGAAAATCACTGGTTTGCTTTCATCGAGCGAAAGCGCCCTCATCCACGCGTGCGCCGCTCCCTCGCTATTCTCACGGTTATCCTAATTGCGTTCGCGATCTTTGCATTGCTGGTTTATTTCATCATCCCGCAGGTAGTTGCCAGCCTGACAATGTTGTTCAATAACATTCCCATGTACCTCGACCAGCTTCAGGAATCCGTGGTCGGCTTGCTCCAGTCATGGAATCTGTATACGCCTGAGGTCGCGGACCAGATCGCCAACCTGCGCAGCACTGTACTCGACCTCACATCCTTTTTTGACAAACTGATGGGCAGCCTGCCCGGTATGATTACGAGCGTGGGCACCGGATTATTCAACTTCTTTGTCGGTCTGATCGTCAGTATTTATGTCGTTTTTGCCCGCGAGAAATTTAAGCGGCAAGCTAAAAAATTGACCTATGCACTTTTTACACCAGGCTTCGCGGACCGATTCCTCGATGTGCTTCGGTATTCCAACAACGTATTTCTGGGATTTATCAACGGCACCTTGATCGATGCTGCCTTCGTCGGGATCACTACCTTCATTTTTATGACGGTTTGCCAGCTCCCCTATGCCTTGCTTATTGCGGTCATTATCGGCTGCACGAATATCATTCCATTTTTCGGACCATTTCTGGGCGCCATCCCGAGTGCTGTCATTCTATTGATCGTAGATCCGTTATATGCCCTCGCATTCGTTATTTTTATCCTCATTCTGCAGCAGATCGACGGAAACGTCGTAATGCCAAAAATTGTGGGACTCAATATCGGTATGTCCGCCTTTTGGGTACTGTTTGCACTGATCCTGTTTGGCGGTTTATTCGGATTCTGGGGAATGCTCCTCGGGGTTCCGGTCTTTACAATCATCTATTCTTTGATTAAGACCTGTATCAACCGCTCATTGGAAAAGAAGGGCATCTCTCCCGAGAAGTATAATTCTCCGGAAGATGTAACCAGGAAGCGCTCCAAACGCAAAAGAAAAAAGGCAGCCGCTGAAAGGGAGCGGTGA
- a CDS encoding outer membrane protein assembly factor BamB family protein has product MKTSRWFRIFMMALDTVVLFFLRIFRRFDKVYRYEALEQTGPEDKPHPVKGTTQDDLGIECNLEVNGKIQAEYQRLETIAFQPGEDYTKMEGIVTFRGDNLRSGAAFGELPSRPKKLEKKWSVSTGRLQKGYGKGYWTGSGWTGQPLIVRWTPELRKLMNIYPHKKEKEGLTEAIYSTMDGNVYFIDIEDGEKTRDDLFVGLPFKGAGALDPRGIPMLYLGPGDSCGDEPARGFIYNLINCKKLYEFGANDPFALRKFHGYDSSVLVAEAADTLIAPGENGILYTMKLNTKFNRETGELSIDPSETVKLRYKTYRSSEQNYWLGMEDSGVMWDNYLYIADNGGNLMCIDINTMKIIWAQDVVDDTNGSPVFSVEEGVPYLYIATSLHWTASPRLKLGDVPIFKINAITGEYVWKHTYLCNTVAGISGGVQATCVSGKHSISDLVIFPVARTPQVRAGILVALDKKTGEEVWRYHTGRYVWSSPVDIYDPDGNAYIVVCNSEGDMDLLDARKGTLLSRLNFGANIEASPAVFNDMLVVGTRGQEIVGVKIS; this is encoded by the coding sequence ATGAAAACAAGTCGTTGGTTTCGGATATTTATGATGGCGCTGGATACGGTCGTGCTTTTTTTCCTGCGGATATTCCGGCGGTTTGATAAAGTTTACCGCTATGAAGCTCTGGAGCAGACCGGCCCGGAAGACAAGCCCCATCCTGTAAAGGGAACGACACAGGATGACCTGGGGATTGAATGCAATCTTGAAGTGAATGGAAAGATTCAGGCAGAATACCAGCGGCTGGAGACAATCGCTTTTCAGCCGGGGGAAGACTATACAAAAATGGAAGGTATCGTTACCTTCCGTGGGGATAACCTGAGGAGCGGAGCGGCTTTCGGAGAACTTCCTTCACGGCCGAAAAAACTGGAAAAGAAATGGTCGGTTTCCACTGGAAGACTGCAAAAGGGCTATGGAAAGGGTTATTGGACGGGAAGCGGGTGGACAGGGCAGCCGCTTATCGTGCGATGGACTCCGGAGCTTCGCAAGCTTATGAATATCTATCCGCATAAAAAGGAGAAAGAGGGCCTTACGGAGGCGATTTATTCGACGATGGACGGGAATGTCTATTTCATCGATATTGAGGATGGTGAAAAGACGCGCGATGATCTTTTTGTAGGCCTGCCCTTCAAGGGAGCGGGAGCACTTGATCCGCGCGGTATCCCGATGTTATACCTGGGGCCGGGGGATTCCTGCGGCGACGAGCCGGCACGCGGCTTTATTTACAATCTGATTAACTGTAAAAAGCTATACGAATTTGGCGCTAACGATCCTTTCGCGCTGCGGAAATTTCATGGCTACGACAGCTCCGTGTTAGTGGCTGAAGCGGCGGATACACTGATTGCGCCTGGGGAAAATGGCATTCTTTATACAATGAAACTGAACACGAAATTCAATCGTGAGACGGGCGAACTTTCGATCGATCCTTCAGAGACCGTAAAACTACGTTATAAAACCTACCGCTCCAGTGAACAGAACTATTGGCTGGGAATGGAAGACAGCGGCGTGATGTGGGACAATTATCTTTATATCGCGGACAACGGCGGTAACCTGATGTGCATTGATATCAATACTATGAAGATTATATGGGCACAGGATGTGGTGGATGATACGAATGGTTCGCCCGTCTTCAGCGTGGAAGAAGGCGTTCCTTATCTTTATATTGCTACCTCGCTGCACTGGACGGCAAGCCCCAGGCTGAAGCTTGGAGATGTACCGATATTTAAGATCAATGCAATTACGGGCGAATATGTATGGAAGCATACCTACCTGTGCAATACGGTCGCGGGTATCTCAGGCGGCGTGCAGGCAACGTGCGTGAGCGGAAAGCACAGCATCTCCGACCTTGTCATTTTTCCGGTCGCGCGTACTCCGCAGGTTCGCGCGGGGATTCTTGTCGCGCTTGACAAAAAGACCGGGGAAGAGGTGTGGAGATACCATACGGGCAGATACGTATGGAGTTCGCCAGTGGATATTTACGATCCGGACGGAAACGCATATATTGTCGTGTGCAATTCAGAGGGCGATATGGATCTGCTGGATGCCCGCAAGGGGACGCTGCTTTCCCGTTTGAATTTCGGGGCGAATATTGAAGCGTCGCCAGCTGTCTTTAACGATATGCTTGTTGTGGGCACAAGAGGACAGGAGATTGTTGGAGTAAAAATTTCGTGA
- a CDS encoding nicotinate phosphoribosyltransferase, with protein MQEVCVVRNLTMMTDLYQLTMMYGYFKAGKHNEKAVYDLFFRRQGDETNYAVCAGLEQVIELINNLRFEEEDINYLRSLNLFDEEFMDYLRGFRFTGEIYAIPEGTVVFPMEPLVRVRAPISEAQLVETALLNLVNHQTLIATKASRVVYAAQGDPVLEFGLRRAQGPDAGIYGARAAIIGGCTSTSNVLTAQMFGATAAGTHAHSWVMSFPDELSAFRAYANTFPSGCMLLVDTYDTLKSGIPNAITVFKELREKGYEPVGVRLDSGDLAYLSKQARKMLDDAGFTNARIFASSDLDEYTIADLKQQGAKIDVWGVGTRLITGHDHPALGGVYKLSANVENGQIVPKLKVSENVWKITNPGIKKVVRIYSRKDHMAIADLIMLENETIDTHKPLTIFDPIETWKKMTLTDYELRDLLVPVFVDGKQVYESPSLKEIQEYAKKDMASFWDEFKRIKRPHLYKVDLSDELYNLKKKLLNEQK; from the coding sequence ATGCAAGAGGTGTGTGTTGTGAGAAATTTAACGATGATGACGGACCTGTATCAGCTCACCATGATGTATGGATATTTTAAAGCGGGGAAGCACAACGAGAAAGCGGTATACGATCTCTTTTTCCGCCGTCAGGGAGACGAGACCAATTATGCAGTATGCGCAGGCCTCGAACAGGTGATCGAGCTTATCAACAACTTAAGGTTTGAGGAAGAAGACATCAATTACCTGAGATCGTTGAACCTGTTTGATGAGGAATTCATGGACTATTTGCGGGGATTCCGCTTTACGGGAGAAATTTATGCGATTCCGGAGGGGACTGTAGTGTTTCCAATGGAACCGCTGGTGCGTGTGAGAGCGCCGATCAGCGAAGCGCAGCTTGTGGAGACCGCGTTGCTGAACCTTGTCAACCACCAGACTCTGATCGCCACCAAAGCAAGCCGGGTGGTGTATGCGGCGCAGGGAGATCCGGTACTTGAATTCGGCCTGCGGCGCGCACAGGGCCCGGATGCCGGTATCTACGGCGCGCGCGCAGCGATCATCGGCGGCTGCACCTCCACATCAAACGTGCTTACGGCGCAAATGTTCGGCGCGACGGCGGCGGGCACGCATGCGCACAGCTGGGTAATGAGCTTCCCGGACGAGCTTTCCGCATTCCGCGCCTATGCCAATACGTTCCCCTCGGGCTGCATGCTCCTTGTGGATACTTACGATACGCTTAAAAGCGGTATCCCTAATGCGATTACCGTCTTCAAGGAACTGCGGGAAAAGGGATATGAACCGGTGGGCGTACGCCTCGATTCTGGGGACTTGGCCTATCTTTCAAAGCAGGCTCGTAAAATGCTCGATGATGCGGGATTTACCAATGCACGGATTTTCGCATCGAGCGATCTTGATGAATATACCATTGCGGACCTCAAACAGCAGGGAGCCAAAATTGATGTTTGGGGCGTAGGGACCCGGCTGATTACCGGTCACGACCATCCCGCGCTGGGAGGGGTATATAAGCTGAGCGCAAATGTGGAAAACGGACAGATTGTTCCCAAGCTCAAAGTCAGTGAAAATGTATGGAAGATTACCAATCCCGGTATCAAGAAGGTGGTACGTATCTATAGCAGAAAAGACCATATGGCGATTGCCGATTTGATTATGCTCGAGAATGAAACGATAGATACTCACAAACCCCTTACAATTTTCGATCCGATTGAGACGTGGAAGAAAATGACGCTTACAGATTATGAGCTTCGGGATTTGCTGGTGCCGGTATTCGTGGACGGAAAGCAGGTTTATGAATCGCCTTCCCTGAAAGAAATCCAAGAATATGCCAAAAAGGATATGGCGAGTTTTTGGGATGAGTTCAAAAGGATTAAACGTCCGCATCTTTACAAGGTGGATTTATCGGACGAGCTTTACAACCTGAAGAAAAAACTGTTGAATGAGCAGAAATAA